In the Danio rerio strain Tuebingen ecotype United States chromosome 8, GRCz12tu, whole genome shotgun sequence genome, one interval contains:
- the zgc:56596 gene encoding ubiquitin-like protein 4A, producing the protein MILTVKPLQGKECNVQVTENEKVSTVKELVSERLNIPASQQRLLYKGKALADEHRLSDYSIGPEAKLNLVVRPAGERSSGAVGTSSANNDKGGSGVWQLLSTVLAKHFSPADAAKVQEQLIKDYERSLRQLSLDDIERLASRLLHPETEVMDTSYMD; encoded by the exons atgaTTCTCACAGTGAAGCCGCTTCAAGGAAAAGAATGTAATGTTCAG GTGACAGAAAATGAGAAGGTATCTACAGTAAAAGAGTTGGTATCGGAGCGTTTAAACATCCCTGCAAGTCAGCAGAGACTGTTATATAAAGGAAAAGCTCTTGCAG ATGAGCACAGGTTGAGTGATTACTCCATCGGTCCAGAGGCCAAGCTGAATCTGGTGGTGCGTCCGGCGGGCGAACGGAGCAGCGGCGCTGTGGGAACCAGCAGCGCTAATAATGATAAAGGAGGCAGTGGTGTGTGGCAGCTACTGTCAACGGTCCTGGCCAAACATTTTAGTCCAGCCGATGCTGCAAAAGTGCAGGAGCAACTTATTAAG GATTATGAGCGCTCTCTCAGACAGCTCAGTCTGGACGACATTGAGCGTCTGGCCAGCCGTCTGCTTCATCCTGAGACAGAGGTCATGGATACTTCATATATGGACTAA